From Sphingomonas hengshuiensis, one genomic window encodes:
- a CDS encoding N-acetylmuramoyl-L-alanine amidase encodes MDYGLMMTDAPSPNFDARALPISMIVLHYTGMESGEAAIARLRDPEAKVSAHYVVEEDGTILKLVDEEKRAWHAGRSHWRGITDVNSASVGIELVNPGHEFGYRTFPDAQMGALIPLVAAIKARHGITRGNVVGHSDIAPARKQDPGELFHWHALARLRLALPRPTRNLVDPGWPDAGFMLALERFGYDVEDREAAVRAFQRRFRPEMIDGEVDGECRCLLLALLLPKPLGDE; translated from the coding sequence ATGGATTATGGGCTCATGATGACCGATGCGCCGTCGCCCAATTTCGACGCGCGCGCGCTGCCGATCAGCATGATCGTGCTCCACTATACGGGCATGGAGAGCGGCGAGGCGGCGATCGCCCGGCTGCGCGATCCCGAGGCGAAGGTGTCCGCGCATTATGTCGTCGAGGAGGACGGGACGATCCTGAAGCTCGTCGACGAGGAAAAGCGCGCATGGCATGCCGGGCGCTCGCACTGGCGGGGGATCACCGATGTCAACAGCGCCTCGGTGGGGATCGAGCTGGTCAATCCGGGGCATGAGTTCGGGTACCGGACCTTTCCCGATGCGCAGATGGGCGCGCTGATCCCGCTCGTCGCGGCGATCAAGGCGCGGCACGGCATCACCCGCGGCAATGTCGTCGGCCATTCGGATATCGCCCCGGCGCGCAAGCAGGACCCGGGCGAGCTGTTTCACTGGCACGCGCTCGCCCGGCTGCGGCTGGCATTGCCGCGGCCGACGCGCAACCTGGTCGATCCCGGCTGGCCCGATGCGGGATTCATGCTCGCGCTGGAGCGCTTCGGCTATGATGTCGAGGATCGCGAAGCGGCGGTGCGCGCGTTCCAGCGGCGCTTTCGCCCCGAGATGATCGACGGCGAAGTCGATGGCGAATGCCGGTGCCTGCTCCTCGCGCTGCTGCTCCCCAAGCCCTTGGGCGACGAATGA
- a CDS encoding CheR family methyltransferase, protein MNLIAALLEQRTGQQIAANRAWRIETALKPVLRECGFASLDVLVHQLVSARDGTLADRVVDALLNQETSFFRDAAVLDQIADAAQAMQEANPERRIRIWSAGCSTGQEPLSLAILFAERGMAVPGREPEIVASDISPTALARARAGRYSQFEIQRGLAVRRMVEWFDSVGGDWVARPALVRRIQFRQQNLTADAPPPGRFDIILCRNVLLYFALPARSRVFDTLAAAARPGGLLVLGAGETVIGLTEHFRPSQGYRGFYRAVAPRIETPAAAAG, encoded by the coding sequence ATGAACCTGATCGCGGCGCTGCTGGAACAGCGCACCGGGCAGCAGATCGCCGCCAACCGCGCATGGCGGATCGAAACCGCGCTCAAGCCGGTGCTGCGCGAATGCGGCTTCGCCTCGCTCGATGTCCTGGTCCATCAGCTTGTTTCGGCGCGTGACGGCACGCTGGCCGATCGCGTCGTCGATGCGCTGCTCAACCAGGAGACGAGCTTCTTTCGCGACGCCGCGGTGCTCGACCAGATCGCCGATGCGGCGCAGGCGATGCAGGAGGCGAACCCGGAGCGGCGCATCCGCATCTGGTCGGCGGGGTGTTCGACGGGGCAGGAGCCGCTGTCGCTGGCGATATTGTTCGCCGAACGCGGCATGGCGGTGCCCGGGCGCGAGCCGGAGATCGTCGCGAGCGACATCTCGCCAACCGCGCTCGCCCGCGCCCGCGCCGGTCGCTATTCGCAGTTCGAGATCCAGCGCGGACTCGCCGTGCGGCGGATGGTCGAATGGTTCGACAGCGTCGGTGGCGACTGGGTCGCCCGCCCGGCCCTGGTACGGCGCATCCAGTTTCGCCAGCAGAACCTGACTGCCGACGCGCCGCCGCCGGGGCGGTTCGACATCATATTATGCCGCAACGTCCTCCTGTATTTCGCGCTTCCGGCGCGGAGCCGGGTGTTCGATACGCTGGCCGCGGCGGCGCGCCCCGGCGGGCTGCTGGTGCTCGGCGCGGGGGAGACGGTGATCGGGCTGACCGAGCATTTCCGGCCGAGCCAGGGGTATCGCGGCTTTTATCGCGCAGTCGCGCCCCGGATCGAGACGCCCGCCGCCGCCGCGGGATGA
- a CDS encoding chemotaxis protein CheB — MIPIEPMGARLHRSPAQVLIVDDSIVARSILSRMVEGTQRFRVSAAFGDVRGALQFLDTHPVDVILLDVEMPGIDGLTALPQVLAAGKGAKVLVVSSSADEGAAVSVQALALGAADTLVKPGVGAFGGRFACVLEERLSRLIDAPEATSGLPGRYFPAGPAAAAFDVVAIGASTGGIHALSQLLRAIPARFQAPILVTQHLPASFMSYFAAQLAVLGGRPCDVATDCMRVRPGRIIVAPGHAHIRVVRTSEGAAIRLSVERAPSGCMPSVDPMFESVAEVFGARALGIVLSGMGRDGCEGARNLVDAGARIFVQDRESSVVWGMPGAVANAGRATAVLPPDQIGRLIAEARA, encoded by the coding sequence ATGATACCGATCGAGCCCATGGGCGCACGGCTGCACCGAAGCCCCGCGCAGGTCCTGATCGTGGACGATTCGATCGTCGCACGCTCGATCCTCAGCCGCATGGTGGAGGGGACGCAGCGGTTTCGCGTGTCGGCTGCGTTCGGCGACGTCCGCGGCGCGCTCCAGTTCCTCGATACCCACCCGGTCGACGTCATCCTGCTCGATGTCGAGATGCCCGGGATCGACGGCCTGACGGCGCTGCCGCAAGTCCTGGCGGCGGGGAAGGGCGCCAAGGTGCTGGTCGTATCCTCCTCCGCCGACGAAGGCGCGGCGGTGAGCGTGCAGGCGCTGGCGCTCGGCGCCGCGGACACGCTGGTCAAGCCGGGGGTTGGTGCCTTCGGGGGGCGCTTTGCCTGTGTGCTCGAGGAGCGGCTGTCGCGGCTGATCGACGCGCCCGAGGCGACGAGCGGGCTGCCCGGCCGCTATTTCCCCGCAGGGCCGGCGGCTGCCGCGTTCGACGTCGTGGCGATCGGCGCCTCGACCGGCGGCATTCACGCGCTCAGCCAGTTGCTGCGGGCGATACCCGCGCGGTTCCAGGCGCCGATCCTGGTGACGCAGCACCTGCCGGCGTCGTTCATGTCCTATTTCGCAGCGCAGCTGGCGGTACTCGGCGGGCGGCCCTGCGACGTCGCCACCGATTGCATGCGAGTCCGCCCGGGCCGGATCATCGTCGCACCCGGCCACGCGCATATCCGCGTCGTGCGGACGTCGGAGGGCGCCGCGATCCGGCTGAGCGTCGAGCGCGCGCCGTCGGGGTGCATGCCGTCGGTCGATCCCATGTTCGAATCGGTGGCCGAGGTGTTCGGCGCGCGCGCGCTGGGCATCGTGCTCAGCGGGATGGGGCGCGACGGGTGTGAGGGGGCGCGGAATCTCGTCGATGCCGGCGCGCGCATCTTCGTTCAGGACCGCGAAAGCTCGGTCGTGTGGGGAATGCCGGGGGCGGTGGCGAATGCGGGGCGCGCGACGGCGGTGCTGCCCCCCGACCAGATCGGGCGGCTGATCGCCGAGGCGCGCGCGTGA
- a CDS encoding response regulator, whose product MKSCLVVDDSKVIRKVARHILETLDFVVREAGDGREALDSCLASPPDVILLDWNMPVMSGLDFLRALKGSELPERPKVVFCTTENGMAYIRAAIEAGADEYVMKPFDRETLQSKLQIVGLA is encoded by the coding sequence ATGAAGTCGTGTCTCGTCGTCGACGATTCGAAGGTGATCCGAAAGGTTGCCCGGCACATTTTGGAAACGCTCGATTTTGTCGTGCGCGAGGCCGGGGACGGTCGCGAGGCGCTCGATTCCTGCCTTGCGTCGCCGCCCGACGTGATCCTGCTCGACTGGAACATGCCGGTGATGAGCGGGCTGGATTTCCTGCGCGCGCTCAAGGGATCGGAATTGCCCGAGCGACCCAAGGTGGTCTTCTGCACCACCGAGAACGGCATGGCCTATATCCGCGCCGCGATCGAGGCAGGTGCCGACGAATATGTGATGAAGCCGTTCGATCGCGAAACGCTGCAAAGCAAGCTCCAGATCGTCGGCCTCGCCTGA
- a CDS encoding chemotaxis protein CheW: MAHLYLIAQVAGRTVAIDSDQVESVVDIGEVTAVPRASRHVRGLAALRSRVVTVIDTQSALGLDAASTARRAVITHVDGHHYAMLVDALDDVAPFDLLPLGCAITLEGAWQGAARGIVERDGEPLLAIDLSTLVPHHAAAD, encoded by the coding sequence ATGGCGCATCTCTATCTGATCGCACAGGTCGCCGGGCGCACCGTCGCGATCGATTCGGACCAGGTCGAGTCGGTCGTCGATATCGGCGAAGTGACCGCGGTTCCGCGTGCATCGCGGCACGTCCGGGGGCTCGCCGCGCTGCGCAGCCGCGTCGTGACCGTGATCGATACCCAGTCGGCGCTGGGGCTGGACGCGGCGAGCACGGCGCGGCGCGCGGTCATCACCCATGTCGACGGGCATCATTATGCGATGCTGGTCGATGCGTTGGACGATGTCGCGCCGTTCGACCTGTTGCCGTTGGGATGCGCCATCACGCTGGAGGGGGCGTGGCAGGGCGCGGCACGGGGTATCGTCGAGCGCGACGGCGAGCCGTTGCTGGCGATCGACCTGTCCACGCTGGTGCCGCACCACGCCGCAGCAGATTGA
- a CDS encoding chemotaxis protein CheA codes for MDDLLPEFIAETRETLEALSGEIVAWEAQPDDGARLDAIFRFVHTVKGSCGFLDLPRLGRLSHAAEGVLAEVRSGTRTPDRALVNAVLAVVDRIGELVEAIDSGMSLEDGCDDLLIAALAEGAQEISQAAAPHRPRAPARSVRLNVDLLDRMMSGMSDMVLARNELARRLRGGDVDPGIEAALERLSLTVGEMRDTVTRTRMQRIDALFSALPRMVRDTAAGLGKSVTLQIEGADVELDREMIEVMRDPLVHIVRNAIDHGIEAPGERRLAGKRENGRLVVSARQSGNQIVIEIADDGRGIDTEQLIRKLAAAGRDERALRALPERARLALAFEPGLSTKDEATEVSGRGVGMDVVRAAIEQIGGRVELDNAPGKGLRLAIHVPLTLSIISAIIVGAGDQRFAIPRQAIEEIVTDRSAAIRIDVLGGAKVATVRERRMPLIDLAELLGLPRPEQAGPRMLAILGVSEGCYALAVDTVLDNEELVIKPASPAVMATGVYAGQTLPDSGLPMLMLDCAGMATVAGLRFAAADGQGADEDAPAPVPSGIPALLFCDLDGVRRAVPLVAVDRVEYVDAASVRFAAGRFRVPIEGRILSLAVHGDIPAQGRLNLLRLKDGSAEVCYAIREAIDIIELPDALAPARDPGRVAGVVLVGDEQIELLDMLWVFGEHADREAEEDAPLCLIAGDSDGWMASFIRPLLESAGYRVAAQLSPGETAAVVLSADEAPAATIDAAPIVRLRRRRAAAGEGDDSVYRYDRAGLLSALKARMAGKAR; via the coding sequence ATGGACGACCTGCTGCCAGAATTCATCGCCGAGACGCGCGAGACGCTGGAGGCGCTTTCGGGGGAGATCGTCGCGTGGGAAGCGCAGCCGGACGATGGCGCGCGGCTCGATGCGATCTTCCGCTTCGTCCATACTGTAAAGGGGAGCTGCGGCTTTCTCGACCTTCCCCGGCTCGGGCGGCTCAGCCATGCGGCGGAAGGGGTGCTTGCCGAGGTGCGCTCGGGCACCCGCACGCCCGATCGCGCGCTGGTCAATGCCGTGCTCGCGGTGGTCGACCGGATCGGCGAACTGGTCGAGGCGATCGATTCGGGGATGAGCCTCGAGGATGGCTGCGACGACCTGTTGATCGCCGCGCTTGCCGAGGGCGCGCAGGAAATCTCGCAGGCGGCGGCGCCGCATCGCCCGCGCGCGCCTGCGCGCAGCGTGCGGCTGAACGTCGATCTGCTCGACCGGATGATGAGCGGCATGTCCGACATGGTGCTCGCGCGCAACGAACTGGCGCGGCGGCTGCGCGGCGGCGATGTCGATCCCGGGATCGAAGCCGCGCTGGAGCGGCTGTCGCTCACCGTGGGAGAGATGCGCGACACCGTCACGCGCACCCGGATGCAGCGGATCGACGCGCTGTTCTCCGCGCTGCCCCGGATGGTGCGCGATACCGCGGCGGGGCTGGGCAAGTCGGTGACGCTCCAGATCGAGGGCGCCGATGTCGAGCTGGACCGCGAGATGATCGAAGTGATGCGCGATCCGCTGGTCCATATCGTGCGCAACGCGATCGATCACGGCATCGAGGCGCCGGGCGAGCGCCGGCTGGCGGGCAAGCGCGAAAACGGCCGGCTGGTCGTATCGGCGCGGCAATCGGGCAACCAGATCGTCATCGAGATCGCCGATGACGGCCGCGGGATCGATACCGAGCAGCTGATCCGCAAGCTTGCCGCCGCCGGGCGCGACGAGCGCGCGTTGCGGGCGCTGCCCGAGCGGGCCCGGCTGGCGCTCGCGTTCGAGCCGGGGCTGTCGACGAAGGACGAGGCGACCGAGGTTTCGGGGCGCGGCGTGGGCATGGACGTGGTCCGTGCCGCGATCGAGCAGATTGGCGGGCGCGTCGAACTGGACAATGCGCCGGGCAAGGGGCTGCGGCTGGCGATCCATGTCCCGCTGACGCTGTCGATCATCTCCGCGATCATCGTCGGCGCGGGCGACCAGCGGTTCGCGATCCCGCGCCAGGCGATCGAGGAGATCGTTACCGATCGCAGCGCCGCGATCCGGATCGACGTGCTGGGCGGGGCAAAGGTGGCGACGGTGCGCGAGCGGCGGATGCCGCTGATCGACCTCGCCGAACTGCTGGGGCTGCCGCGCCCCGAACAGGCCGGGCCGCGGATGCTGGCGATCCTGGGGGTGAGCGAGGGATGCTATGCGCTCGCCGTCGATACCGTGCTCGACAATGAGGAACTGGTGATCAAGCCCGCATCGCCCGCGGTGATGGCGACCGGCGTATATGCGGGGCAGACGCTGCCCGATTCGGGGCTGCCGATGCTGATGCTCGATTGCGCCGGGATGGCGACCGTGGCCGGGCTGCGCTTCGCCGCCGCTGACGGCCAGGGCGCCGACGAGGATGCGCCGGCGCCGGTGCCCAGCGGGATTCCCGCGCTGCTGTTCTGCGACCTGGACGGGGTGCGGCGCGCCGTGCCGCTCGTGGCGGTGGACCGCGTGGAATATGTCGACGCCGCCAGCGTCCGCTTCGCGGCGGGGCGCTTCCGCGTTCCGATCGAGGGGCGCATCCTGTCGCTGGCGGTCCATGGCGATATCCCGGCGCAGGGGCGGCTCAACCTGTTGCGGCTCAAGGATGGCTCTGCCGAAGTCTGCTACGCGATCCGGGAGGCGATCGACATTATCGAATTGCCCGACGCCCTCGCCCCCGCGCGCGATCCGGGACGGGTTGCCGGGGTGGTGCTGGTCGGCGACGAGCAGATCGAATTGCTCGATATGCTCTGGGTATTCGGCGAACATGCCGATCGCGAGGCCGAGGAGGATGCGCCGCTGTGCCTGATCGCGGGGGATAGCGACGGATGGATGGCGTCGTTCATCCGCCCGCTGCTCGAATCGGCGGGGTATCGCGTCGCGGCACAGCTTTCCCCCGGTGAGACCGCGGCAGTCGTGCTGTCCGCCGACGAAGCTCCGGCGGCGACGATCGACGCGGCGCCCATCGTGCGGCTGCGGCGTCGCCGGGCCGCTGCCGGCGAAGGCGACGACAGCGTCTATCGCTACGATCGCGCGGGGCTGCTCTCCGCGCTCAAGGCCCGCATGGCCGGAAAGGCGCGCTGA
- a CDS encoding cobaltochelatase CobT-related protein codes for MFDWRKLLAGVPGANAGVAAPYRVFTREFDVEVGAGNLPEALASASPDKPKWRDTDGSGWGEAQSLTDRFAEKQEAPDATLRAVLGSHGSDFAVTLLVDQSGSMKGEPIAAIVAALAAFEAALSAAEVQTEVLGFSTAGWHGGFARAKWLKAGRPRRPGRLCALMHIVYKSASENLWSTSSQRAMLHPDILRENVDGEALAWAAARMTKGDRRYKLLVVLSDGAPVDDSTLRENSNDYLERDVRRVIREIEEAGVIQLGALGIGHEVDRYYSLARGAEIATILPSLTALFSQLVERARAESPLI; via the coding sequence ATGTTCGATTGGCGTAAATTGTTGGCCGGTGTTCCGGGTGCAAATGCGGGCGTTGCGGCACCTTACCGTGTCTTCACGCGCGAGTTCGACGTGGAAGTCGGAGCGGGCAACCTTCCCGAAGCCCTCGCAAGCGCGAGCCCGGACAAGCCAAAGTGGCGCGACACCGACGGTTCGGGTTGGGGGGAAGCCCAATCTCTCACCGATCGCTTCGCCGAAAAGCAGGAGGCACCGGACGCCACCCTGCGCGCGGTCCTGGGCAGCCACGGATCAGATTTCGCCGTGACTTTGCTGGTTGACCAGTCCGGGTCAATGAAGGGCGAACCCATCGCCGCGATCGTGGCGGCGTTGGCAGCGTTCGAAGCCGCGCTTTCTGCCGCCGAGGTCCAGACGGAGGTTCTGGGTTTCTCAACGGCAGGATGGCACGGCGGGTTCGCGCGCGCGAAATGGCTGAAAGCCGGCCGCCCGCGCAGGCCCGGTCGACTCTGCGCATTGATGCATATCGTCTACAAGTCGGCCTCCGAAAACCTCTGGAGCACGTCTTCCCAGCGCGCGATGCTTCATCCGGACATTTTACGAGAGAATGTCGATGGCGAGGCTTTGGCGTGGGCCGCTGCGCGCATGACCAAAGGTGATCGCCGCTACAAACTGTTGGTCGTCCTGTCCGACGGCGCGCCGGTCGATGACTCGACGCTCCGGGAGAACAGCAACGACTACCTCGAGAGAGACGTCCGCCGGGTCATTCGCGAAATCGAGGAGGCAGGCGTGATCCAGCTCGGCGCACTCGGCATCGGGCATGAGGTTGACCGATATTACTCCTTGGCGCGAGGCGCGGAGATAGCAACGATCCTGCCAAGCCTGACGGCGCTTTTCAGCCAGCTTGTCGAACGCGCTCGCGCGGAGAGCCCGCTGATTTAG
- a CDS encoding histidine phosphotransferase family protein: MNINPTDFASLLCSRLCHDLLSPVGALNNGLELLADEQDPEMRARCLELLSESAKASANKLKFFRLAFGAAGGFGETVDTREAQAAIEGLFGDNHRVTIGWMVEDPVLPKQAIKVLLNLALIGGDALVRGGQLDIGAEIVDGNIEIVVRADGPRIVLDPELRSALAGGRDDVPITPRAAAAFLAHELVTQGEGMLQVSPPDSEVLLFGASFRVG, translated from the coding sequence TTGAACATCAATCCAACCGACTTTGCGAGCCTGCTCTGTTCCAGGCTGTGCCATGACCTGCTGAGCCCCGTGGGCGCGCTCAACAACGGGCTGGAACTGCTCGCCGACGAGCAGGACCCCGAAATGCGCGCGCGCTGCCTCGAGCTGCTGAGCGAGAGCGCGAAGGCGAGCGCCAACAAGCTGAAATTCTTTCGCCTGGCGTTCGGCGCCGCGGGCGGCTTTGGCGAGACCGTCGACACGCGCGAGGCGCAGGCGGCGATCGAGGGGCTGTTCGGCGACAATCACCGCGTTACGATCGGCTGGATGGTCGAGGACCCGGTGCTCCCCAAACAGGCGATCAAGGTGCTGCTCAACCTCGCGCTGATCGGCGGCGACGCGCTGGTCCGCGGCGGGCAGCTCGATATCGGCGCCGAGATCGTCGATGGTAATATCGAGATCGTAGTCCGTGCCGACGGCCCGCGGATCGTCCTCGACCCCGAATTGCGCAGCGCGCTGGCCGGCGGCCGCGACGACGTACCGATCACCCCGCGCGCGGCCGCTGCGTTCCTCGCGCACGAACTGGTGACGCAGGGCGAGGGGATGCTCCAGGTGAGCCCGCCCGATTCCGAAGTGCTGCTGTTCGGGGCGAGTTTCCGGGTGGGTTGA
- a CDS encoding lmo0937 family membrane protein, which translates to MLWTIVVILVILWLLGFTFHIGAGLIHILLVVALVVGLIQLFSGRRRL; encoded by the coding sequence ATGCTTTGGACGATCGTCGTCATCCTCGTGATCCTGTGGCTGCTCGGATTCACCTTCCATATCGGCGCCGGGCTGATCCACATTCTCCTCGTCGTGGCGCTCGTCGTCGGGCTGATCCAGCTCTTCTCGGGGCGTCGCCGGCTCTAG
- a CDS encoding response regulator transcription factor, with the protein MNETSWTLRSAPRAFFNAAGPILGGRRVLIADSDAASVEQLARPLELQGMQVCRCTDVERLRNRLAHTQWDMVMLNLRIAGPLGLDLLREASAVAHPAAMVVTGHGMTETDRIVALELGADHCVDQRCSPAEMLAVVRALLARRAASPDADDVAGRDKDAHFAGMRYDPLLRLLHTADGRSRRIRTAEADLLMRFLRNPRHVFRREELLGETEAEGLARNPRGADVLVSRLRAALGPEHWELIRTKRGRGYFLSCDVLWH; encoded by the coding sequence GTGAACGAAACAAGCTGGACGCTCCGTTCGGCGCCACGCGCCTTTTTCAATGCCGCTGGGCCCATATTGGGCGGGCGACGCGTGCTGATCGCGGACAGCGACGCCGCGAGCGTCGAGCAGCTGGCGAGGCCGCTCGAGCTTCAGGGGATGCAGGTCTGCCGATGCACCGATGTCGAGCGGTTGCGCAATCGCCTCGCGCATACCCAATGGGACATGGTGATGCTCAACCTGCGCATCGCCGGGCCGCTCGGGCTCGACCTGCTGCGCGAAGCGAGCGCGGTCGCGCATCCCGCGGCGATGGTCGTCACCGGCCACGGGATGACCGAAACCGACCGGATCGTCGCGCTGGAGCTGGGCGCGGACCATTGTGTCGACCAGCGTTGCAGCCCCGCCGAGATGCTGGCGGTGGTGCGTGCGCTGCTCGCGCGGCGGGCCGCGTCGCCCGACGCCGACGATGTCGCGGGGCGCGACAAGGATGCCCATTTTGCAGGGATGCGCTATGATCCGTTGCTCCGGCTGCTCCACACCGCCGACGGCCGATCGCGCCGCATACGCACCGCAGAGGCCGATCTGCTGATGCGGTTCCTGCGCAACCCGCGTCACGTCTTTCGCCGCGAGGAACTTCTCGGCGAAACCGAGGCGGAGGGCCTGGCTCGCAACCCGCGCGGCGCGGATGTTCTGGTCAGCCGGCTGCGCGCCGCGCTCGGTCCGGAACATTGGGAGTTGATCCGTACCAAGCGCGGACGCGGCTATTTCCTGTCATGCGACGTGCTGTGGCACTGA